In Pseudomonas fluorescens NCIMB 11764, a single window of DNA contains:
- a CDS encoding 2-hydroxyacid dehydrogenase: MRTILFSSQTYDRDSFLDADLPAGIELHFQSARLSLDTAALAEHHEVVCAFINDDLSAPVLERLAAGGTRLIALRSAGYNHVDLAVAKRLGLSVVRVPAYSPHAVAEHAVALILALNRRLHRAYNRTREGDFSLHGLTGFDLVGKTVGVVGTGQIGATFAKIMNGFGCELLAYDPYPNPQVEALGARYLSLPQLLAESQIISLHCPLNAQSKHLINRESLAHMQPGAMLINTGRGGLVDTPALIDALKDGQLGYLGLDVYEEEAQLFFEDRSDLPLQDDVLARLLTFPNVIVTAHQAFLTHEALGAIAATTLQNIAAWAAGNLQNQVEAG; the protein is encoded by the coding sequence ATGCGTACGATTCTTTTCAGCAGCCAGACCTACGACCGCGACAGTTTTCTCGACGCCGACCTCCCCGCCGGCATCGAGCTGCACTTTCAATCCGCGCGACTGAGCCTGGACACGGCGGCGCTGGCGGAACATCACGAGGTGGTCTGCGCTTTCATCAATGATGACCTCAGTGCGCCGGTGCTCGAACGTCTTGCGGCCGGCGGCACACGCCTGATAGCCCTGCGTTCGGCCGGGTACAACCATGTCGACCTTGCGGTAGCGAAGCGTCTGGGGTTGTCGGTCGTGCGGGTTCCGGCCTACTCGCCCCATGCCGTGGCCGAGCATGCGGTGGCGTTGATCCTGGCGCTCAACCGGCGCCTGCATCGCGCCTACAACCGAACTCGCGAAGGGGATTTCAGCCTCCATGGGCTGACCGGGTTTGACCTGGTGGGCAAGACGGTCGGCGTAGTCGGCACGGGGCAGATCGGCGCGACCTTCGCGAAAATCATGAACGGTTTCGGCTGTGAGCTACTGGCTTACGACCCTTACCCCAATCCGCAGGTCGAAGCCCTCGGCGCACGTTATCTGAGCTTGCCGCAGCTGCTGGCCGAGTCGCAGATCATCAGCCTGCATTGCCCGCTCAACGCACAGAGCAAACACCTGATCAACCGCGAATCACTGGCGCACATGCAACCTGGTGCCATGTTGATCAACACCGGGCGTGGCGGTCTGGTGGACACGCCAGCGCTGATCGACGCGTTGAAGGATGGTCAACTCGGTTATCTGGGGCTGGACGTGTATGAGGAGGAAGCGCAGCTGTTCTTCGAGGACCGATCCGATTTGCCGTTGCAGGATGATGTGCTGGCACGCCTGCTGACCTTCCCGAATGTGATCGTCACCGCACACCAGGCCTTCCTCACCCATGAAGCCCTGGGCGCCATTGCCGCGACAACGTTGCAGAACATTGCAGCCTGGGCGGCGGGCAATCTGCAAAATCAGGTCGAGGCTGGCTGA
- a CDS encoding META domain-containing protein: MKRLALTAMVGASLLGCAAEPVQLQQNRSYILEWIGERPLMDYSHLTVTLGEDGRAYGNGGCNHWFAPYTLDGDKLSFGKVGSTRKLCAPALMEQEKRFLQALENVQRWDVSPIDQMRFWPAEGKPLRWWLEEG; this comes from the coding sequence ATGAAACGCCTTGCCCTGACCGCGATGGTCGGCGCCAGCCTGCTGGGCTGCGCCGCTGAACCGGTGCAATTGCAGCAGAATCGCAGCTACATTCTGGAATGGATCGGCGAACGTCCGCTGATGGATTACAGCCACCTGACCGTCACCCTCGGTGAAGACGGTCGCGCCTACGGCAATGGCGGCTGCAATCACTGGTTCGCACCGTACACGCTCGACGGCGACAAGCTGAGCTTCGGCAAGGTCGGCAGTACTCGCAAGCTGTGCGCGCCAGCGCTCATGGAACAGGAAAAGCGCTTCCTCCAGGCCCTGGAAAACGTACAGCGCTGGGATGTTTCGCCAATCGACCAGATGCGCTTCTGGCCGGCTGAAGGCAAGCCGTTGCGTTGGTGGCTTGAAGAGGGGTAA
- a CDS encoding TlpA disulfide reductase family protein, which produces MTRRLAAALAIFGTLILGGCGNDYGIDQNGHKVAAERLDKQWLVLNYWAEWCGPCRTEIPELNGLADQLKDRKIGVFGVNFDNVQGEELKTASEKLGIRFTVLASDPAELFELPRSEALPVTYIIDNKGKVREQLMGEQTAAGVMAKLEALQATN; this is translated from the coding sequence ATGACAAGGCGACTGGCAGCGGCACTGGCGATCTTCGGAACGCTGATACTGGGGGGCTGCGGCAACGACTATGGCATCGATCAGAACGGCCATAAAGTCGCCGCCGAACGTCTGGACAAACAATGGCTGGTGCTCAATTACTGGGCCGAATGGTGTGGTCCGTGCCGGACCGAGATCCCGGAACTGAACGGGCTGGCCGATCAGTTGAAGGACAGGAAGATCGGTGTGTTCGGGGTCAACTTCGACAATGTGCAGGGCGAAGAGCTGAAAACTGCCAGTGAGAAACTGGGGATCCGGTTCACTGTGTTGGCGTCGGATCCGGCGGAGCTGTTTGAATTGCCGCGCAGCGAGGCGTTGCCGGTGACGTACATCATCGATAACAAGGGCAAGGTGCGCGAACAGCTGATGGGCGAGCAGACGGCGGCGGGGGTGATGGCGAAGCTTGAGGCGTTGCAGGCGACCAACTGA
- the arsC gene encoding arsenate reductase (glutaredoxin) (This arsenate reductase requires both glutathione and glutaredoxin to convert arsenate to arsenite, after which the efflux transporter formed by ArsA and ArsB can extrude the arsenite from the cell, providing resistance.), which produces MTDLTLYHNPRCSKSRGALELLEARGLTPTVVRYLETPLDAPQLQGLLKKLGLNARQLLRTGEDEYKTLNLADASLSEAQLIAAIAAHPKLMERPILEVGDKAIIGRPPENVLELLP; this is translated from the coding sequence ATGACCGATCTGACGCTTTATCACAACCCGCGCTGCTCGAAATCCCGCGGTGCGCTCGAACTGCTCGAAGCCCGTGGCCTGACCCCGACCGTGGTCCGCTACCTCGAGACCCCGCTGGACGCCCCGCAATTGCAGGGCCTGCTGAAAAAGCTCGGCCTCAACGCCCGGCAACTGCTGCGCACGGGTGAGGACGAGTACAAAACCCTCAACCTCGCCGACGCCAGCCTGAGCGAGGCGCAATTGATCGCCGCCATCGCTGCACACCCGAAACTCATGGAGCGGCCGATTCTCGAAGTCGGCGACAAAGCCATCATCGGCCGTCCGCCGGAGAACGTGCTGGAGTTGCTGCCGTGA
- the wrbA gene encoding NAD(P)H:quinone oxidoreductase yields MSAPYILVLYYSRSGSTNEMARQIARGVEQAGMEARLRTVPAISTECEAVSPDIPDEGALYASLDDLKNCAGLALGSPTRFGNMAAPLKYFLDGTSNLWLTGALVGKPAGVFTSTASLHGGQETTLLSMMLPLLHHGMLITGLPYSESALLETRGGGTPYGASHHAGADGKLGLNEHEVALCRALGLRLAKTAQKLVG; encoded by the coding sequence GTGAGCGCGCCGTACATTCTGGTTCTGTATTACAGCCGCAGCGGCTCGACCAATGAAATGGCCCGGCAGATCGCCCGTGGTGTCGAGCAGGCCGGGATGGAAGCGCGCCTGCGCACCGTGCCGGCAATCTCCACCGAATGCGAAGCGGTGTCACCGGACATTCCGGACGAAGGCGCACTGTACGCCAGCCTCGACGACCTGAAAAACTGCGCCGGCCTGGCCCTTGGCAGTCCGACGCGCTTCGGCAACATGGCTGCACCGCTCAAGTATTTCCTCGACGGCACCAGCAACCTGTGGCTGACCGGTGCCCTGGTGGGCAAACCGGCCGGTGTGTTCACCTCCACCGCGAGCCTGCATGGCGGCCAGGAAACCACGCTGTTGTCGATGATGCTGCCGTTGTTGCACCACGGCATGCTGATCACCGGCCTGCCTTACAGCGAATCCGCGCTGCTGGAAACCCGTGGCGGCGGCACGCCGTACGGCGCCAGTCATCACGCCGGCGCCGATGGCAAACTCGGTTTGAATGAACATGAAGTGGCGCTGTGCCGGGCCTTGGGTCTGCGGCTGGCGAAGACTGCACAAAAGTTGGTGGGCTGA
- a CDS encoding DUF2069 domain-containing protein yields MAKKPKVLPSIEWLEPRVRAMRVISLLCYFGLVGLLCVYYLMVADLHGARPWVILLIELVPLLLLAPGMIIGSARGHSWMCFVVNLYFIKGALAAYDPNRQLFGLLEMGASLAVFCSALLYVRWRFQLNRKLAGEGETSAA; encoded by the coding sequence ATGGCCAAAAAGCCGAAGGTGCTGCCTTCCATTGAATGGCTCGAACCACGGGTTCGGGCGATGCGCGTCATCAGTCTGCTGTGCTACTTCGGTCTGGTGGGATTGCTCTGCGTCTACTACCTGATGGTCGCTGACCTGCATGGCGCGCGACCGTGGGTGATTTTGCTGATCGAACTGGTGCCGCTGCTGTTGCTGGCGCCGGGGATGATCATCGGCAGCGCGCGCGGGCATTCGTGGATGTGCTTTGTGGTGAACCTGTATTTCATCAAGGGCGCACTGGCCGCGTATGACCCGAACCGACAGCTGTTCGGCTTGCTGGAGATGGGCGCGAGCCTGGCGGTGTTTTGTTCGGCGCTGCTGTATGTGCGGTGGCGGTTTCAGTTGAACCGCAAGTTGGCGGGTGAAGGCGAGACCTCCGCCGCCTGA